The following coding sequences are from one Saccharomyces cerevisiae S288C chromosome X, complete sequence window:
- a CDS encoding uncharacterized protein (hypothetical protein; expression induced under calcium shortage), with amino-acid sequence MAPEIFVKFKCASRDIKLLWASVFLRLLSYGLTNQVLTLFLNAINMTEDKIGLFMSLTLAGDVICSYILTWYADSWGRRRVLVYGCAMMLLSGLVFSFSENFTLLLVFAIFGVISPSSDEVGPFKSIEEAMIAHLSPHNARPEIYAIHALVGTIGSALGAIICGIFVDLLKRTGLAATDLQCYKLVFLLYAFFAFCKMVIMLLLSDATELDGHYEHTDCNEETAEPLDVNDETAPLMRQATHPEERSNKLSKETVSVLMKLLVIFMVDSLGSGFMTSGWMVYYYSKQFLMGSLALGTLFFITQLVMASSTIPSSIIARCFGPVRATLLVQIPSGIFSILIPMAKNYLPLSILFLNLHFATTAMDVTPRQILLTNIIKPRDLTKVMGVVNIGKTFARCVGPIFTGILANNNYLWLCYIISGSLVITADLILACMFLGVDAKIKKQMNRH; translated from the coding sequence ATGGCACCGGAAATTTTTGTTAAATTCAAGTGTGCAAGTAGAGACATAAAGCTACTATGGGCGTCCGTCTTTCTTAGACTTCTATCATATGGTTTAACAAATCAAGTTTTGACGCTTTTTTTAAATGCCATCAATATGACAGAGGATAAAATTGGGCTGTTTATGTCATTAACACTGGCAGGGGATGTAATTTGCTCTTACATTCTTACTTGGTATGCGGATTCCTGGGGCCGAAGAAGAGTCCTAGTTTATGGTTGTGCAATGATGTTGTTAAGTGGGTTGGTTTTCAGTTTTAGCGAAAATTTCACCCTCTTGCTAGTATTTGCTATCTTCGGTGTTATATCGCCTTCAAGTGATGAAGTCGGGCCTTTCAAATCTATAGAAGAGGCCATGATTGCACATCTGAGTCCTCATAATGCAAGACCAGAGATTTATGCTATTCACGCCTTGGTTGGAACAATTGGAAGCGCTCTAGGTGCAATAATTTGTGGTATATTTGTagatcttttgaaaagaactGGTTTAGCTGCTACTGATTTGCAATGTTATAAATTAGTTTTCTTACTGTATGCCTTCTTCGCCTTTTGCAAAATGGTCATCATGCTCTTATTATCAGATGCTACAGAATTGGACGGGCATTATGAACATACAGATTGCAATGAAGAAACAGCTGAACCATTGGACGTTAACGATGAAACTGCACCATTAATGAGACAAGCAACTCACCCAGAAGAAAGATCCAACAAACTATCTAAGGAGACCGTTTCggttttgatgaaattgttaGTAATCTTCATGGTCGACTCTCTCGGGTCCGGGTTTATGACAAGTGGCTGGATGGTTTACTACTATAGTAAGCAATTTTTGATGGGATCTCTGGCGTTGGgtactttatttttcatcacGCAACTGGTTATGGCATCTTCCACCATCCCATCATCAATAATTGCCAGATGTTTTGGCCCAGTAAGAGCCACACTATTGGTCCAAATTCCATCAGGGATATTTTCTATTCTCATCCCTATGGCCAAGAATTACTTGCCCTTAtctattttgtttttgaatctgCATTTTGCAACAACTGCCATGGACGTTACACCAAGGCAAATTCTATTAACAAATATCATCAAACCAAGAGATTTAACCAAAGTTATGGGGGTGGTCAACATTGGAAAGACATTTGCTCGGTGTGTTGGTCCAATATTCACGGGTATACTTGCTAACAATAATTATTTATGGCTATGTTACATCATTAGTGGGTCCTTGGTGATAACGGCGGATCTAATACTGGCATGCATGTTTTTAGGAGTGGACgctaaaattaaaaagcAAATGAACCGCCATTAA
- the ENT3 gene encoding Ent3p (Protein containing an N-terminal epsin-like domain; involved in clathrin recruitment and traffic between the Golgi and endosomes; associates with the clathrin adaptor Gga2p), with amino-acid sequence MSLEDTLANMSLYDAKKYFRKAQNVVFNYTEMEGKVREATNNEPWGASSTLMDQISQGTYNFREREEILSMIFRRFTEKAGSEWRQIYKALQLLDYLIKHGSERFIDDTRNSINLIRILETFHYIDSQGRDQGINVRTRVKALIELLSDDNKIRAERKKARETAKKYKGVAGGSASADGSLNSKAGFTSTKVHGISVSADFDSDNEDNEDGSFSQNGYNDNASRATSTPGQGKQEPEDFVDFFSSESSKPSKELIQEDEKKADEEEDDDDEFSEFQSAVPVTNPANSFNLLNTSPIEGMPATTSSMPFYNSSTTDQGKITPAIAEPKKVDPFSSLFSTAKASAEAPSAPKASQAKAAASNPVSNSTTALSTDQDDDDEFGEMHGGAVQQEQNTNNNHTSSKEIDLLSF; translated from the coding sequence ATGAGTTTAGAGGATACATTAGCCAACATGTCATTATATGACGCCAAGAAATATTTTCGTAAAGCTCAAAATGTTGTTTTCAATTATACTGAGATGGAGGGGAAAGTTCGTGAAGCGACAAACAACGAGCCTTGGGGTGCCTCATCCACTTTAATGGACCAGATTTCTCAAGGAACTTACAATTTCAgggaaagagaagaaattttgtcCATGATATTCAGAAGGTTCACTGAAAAGGCAGGTAGTGAGTGGAGGCAAATTTATAAAGCCTTGCAATTGCTCGATTACCTTATCAAACACGGTTCTGAAAGGTTTATCGATGATACAAGGAATAGCATTAACTTAATTAGGATTTTAGAAACTTTTCACTATATTGATTCCCAGGGAAGAGATCAAGGAATTAATGTCAGAACTAGGGTCAAAGCTTTGATTGAATTATTGAGCGACGATAATAAGATACGCgcagaaagaaaaaaggcaaGAGAAACGGCAAAGAAGTACAAGGGCGTTGCTGGAGGATCTGCCTCTGCTGATGGCAGTTTGAATTCGAAGGCAGGTTTCACGTCAACGAAAGTGCACGGCATTAGCGTGAGTGCTGATTTCGATAGTGACAATGAAGATAACGAAGATGGTTCTTTTAGTCAAAATGGATATAACGATAATGCCTCGAGAGCCACATCTACTCCTGGGCaaggaaaacaagaacCAGAGGACTTTgttgactttttttctagTGAGTCTTCAAAACCATCTAAAGAACTCATacaagaagatgaaaagaaggcggacgaagaagaggacgatgatgacgagTTTTCAGAATTTCAAAGCGCCGTCCCTGTTACCAACCCTGCTAATTCGTTTAACTTGCTAAACACGAGCCCAATTGAGGGTATGCCCGCCACCACGAGTTCAATGCCTTTTTATAACAGCTCCACTACCGACCAAGGCAAGATTACCCCAGCTATTGCGGAACCTAAAAAAGTAGATCCTTTTAGCTCTCTCTTTTCAACTGCAAAGGCATCTGCAGAAGCACCTAGTGCTCCTAAAGCATCCCAAGCGAAAGCCGCTGCCTCTAATCCTGTATCTAATAGCACAACTGCACTAAGTACAGAtcaagatgatgatgacgaattTGGTGAAATGCATGGTGGAGCTGTTCAACAAGAACAGAATACCAATAATAACCATACATCATCCAAAGAAATCGATTTACTTTCCTTTTGA
- the RPS5 gene encoding 40S ribosomal protein uS7 RPS5 (Protein component of the small (40S) ribosomal subunit; least basic of non-acidic ribosomal proteins; phosphorylated in vivo; essential for viability; homologous to mammalian ribosomal protein S5 and bacterial S7): MSDTEAPVEVQEDFEVVEEFTPVVLATPIPEEVQQAQTEIKLFNKWSFEEVEVKDASLVDYVQVRQPIFVAHTAGRYANKRFRKAQCPIIERLTNSLMMNGRNNGKKLKAVRIIKHTLDIINVLTDQNPIQVVVDAITNTGPREDTTRVGGGGAARRQAVDVSPLRRVNQAIALLTIGAREAAFRNIKTIAETLAEELINAAKGSSTSYAIKKKDELERVAKSNR, translated from the coding sequence ATGTCTGACACCGAAGCTCCAGTTGAAGTTCAAGAAGATTTCGAAgttgttgaagaattcaCCCCAGTCGTCTTGGCTACTCCAATTCCAGAAGAAGTCCAACAAGCTCAAACCGAGATTAAGTTGTTCAACAAATGgtcttttgaagaagttgaagtTAAGGATGCTTCTTTGGTTGACTACGTTCAAGTTAGACAACCAATCTTTGTTGCTCACACCGCTGGTCGTTACGCCAACAAGAGATTCAGAAAGGCTCAATGTCCAATCATTGAAAGATTGACCAACTCCTTGATGATGAACGGTAGAAACAACGGTAAGAAATTAAAGGCTGTTAGAATCATCAAGCACACTTTGGACATCATCAATGTCTTGACTGACCAAAACCCAATCCAAGTTGTTGTTGACGCTATCACCAACACTGGTCCAAGAGAAGACACCACCAGAGTCGGTGGTGGTGGTGCTGCTAGACGTCAAGCTGTCGATGTTTCTCCATTGAGAAGAGTTAACCAAGCTATTGCTTTGTTGACCATTGGTGCCAGAGAAGCTGCTTTCAGAAACATCAAGACCATTGCTGAAACTTTGGCCGAAGAATTGATCAATGCTGCTAAGGGTTCCTCTACTTCTTACGCtatcaagaagaaggatGAATTGGAACGTGTTGCCAAGTCTAACCGTTAA
- the IBA57 gene encoding Iba57p (Protein involved in incorporating iron-sulfur clusters into proteins; mitochondrial matrix protein; involved in the incorporation of iron-sulfur clusters into mitochondrial aconitase-type proteins; activates the radical-SAM family members Bio2p and Lip5p; interacts with Ccr4p in the two-hybrid system): MFISRRCRIKGFTLKNLLWFRSSSTRFVSTESPDASAITKPDGIFNYSLLENRTYIRIRGPDTVKFLNGLVTSKLLPHFIKKNLTTVEENEVPTEEGTTKVDPIIPVPEFDARLGNWGLYNEKGIQGPYISRFGLYSAFLNGKGKLITDTIIYPTPVTVSEQISNYPEYLLELHGNVVDKILHVLQTHKLANKIKFEKIDHSSLKTWDVEVQFPNLPKDIENPWFDNLLDPMALPKNSIDANNFAVNVLNSLFNSDPRILGIYVERRTESMSRHYSTFPQSFRVVTSEQVDDLSKLFNFNVFDFPFQVNKKASVQVREIRFQKGLIDSTEDYISETLLPLELNFDFFPNTISTNKGCYVGQELTARTYATGILRKRLVPVKLDNYQLLDTDPERKYAEFHIDNVVEKSLAENEPTLNPFTNKPPERTKRKQRPAGLLISNEGLYGVALLRTEHFSAAFSSDEPVEFYITTTKGENIKITPQKPFWFSDWKNNNGPHK; encoded by the coding sequence ATGTTCATCAGTAGAAGATGCAGAATTAAAGGCTTTACCCTTAAGAATTTGCTGTGGTTCAGGTCATCATCAACTCGATTTGTTTCAACTGAATCACCAGATGCGAGCGCAATTACGAAACCAGATGGTATTTTCAATTATTCTCTGTTGGAAAACAGAACATACATCAGGATACGAGGACCCGACACAGTGAAATTTCTAAACGGATTAGTTACCTCGAAACTATTACCTCATTTTATTAAGAAAAATCTAACCACTGTAGAAGAGAATGAAGTGCCTACTGAAGAAGGAACGACGAAGGTTGATCCAATTATTCCTGTGCCAGAATTTGATGCACGACTGGGAAATTGGGGACTGTATAACGAAAAAGGTATTCAAGGGCCATATATTTCAAGGTTTGGTTTGTACTCTGCATTTTTAAACGGTAAGGGGAAGTTAATAACAGATACAATTATTTACCCCACTCCTGTGACCGTAAGCgaacaaatttcaaattatcCTGAGTATCTGTTAGAGCTTCACGGGAATGTAGTGGACAAAATTTTGCACGTTTTACAAACTCACAAGTTGGCCAATAAGATTAAATTcgaaaaaattgatcaTTCCTCCTTGAAAACCTGGGATGTTGAGGTTCAATTCCCTAATTTGCCcaaagatattgaaaaccCGTGGTTTGATAATCTACTGGATCCTATGGCTCTACCAAAAAATTCCATAGATGCTAATAATTTTGCTGTTAATGTTTTAAATTCTTTGTTTAACTCAGATCCTAGAATATTGGGTATTTACGTAGAAAGAAGAACTGAGTCAATGTCAAGGCATTACTCCACATTTCCACAATCCTTCAGAGTTGTCACTTCCGAGCAAGTGGATGATCTCTCTAAGCTATTTAACTTTAACGTTTTCGACTTCCCTTTTcaagtaaataaaaaagctTCCGTTCAAGTTAGAGAAATcagatttcaaaaaggtCTTATAGATAGCACTGAGGATTACATATCTGAGACTTTGCTACCTTTGGAACTAaactttgatttttttccaaacaCTATAAGCACAAACAAAGGATGTTATGTAGGACAAGAGCTGACAGCCAGGACATATGCTACAGGCATTCTACGGAAACGTTTGGTCCCAGTTAAGCTGGATAATTATCAACTTTTAGATACAGACCCAGAAAGAAAGTACGCAGAATTCCATATCGACAACGTTGTAGAAAAGAGCCTTGCAGAGAACGAGCCAACCCTCAATCCATTTACCAATAAACCGCCCGAACGAACCAAGAGAAAGCAAAGGCCGGCAGGCTTATTGATTTCTAATGAAGGGCTGTATGGCGTAGCTTTACTTAGAACAGAGCATTTCTCTGCTGCCTTCTCATCTGATGAGCCAGTCGAATTTTACATTACTACAACGAAGGgtgaaaatattaaaataaCACCTCAAAAACCATTCTGGTTTAGCGACTGGAAAAACAATAACGGGCCTCATAAATAG